The following is a genomic window from Solanum stenotomum isolate F172 chromosome 4, ASM1918654v1, whole genome shotgun sequence.
CATGCTTTCTATAGTAttttttcatgatttcttcacttctattatttctttttttgatatgatttttcttgctatcgaaaacaacctctctaaaTCCCAAGGTaggtacactctaccctccctagaACCCACTTGTATACTGTTCCTTTTGTTCTTGATTTGCGCTAGACCATGGATAGATACTATTGATGCTTAGTTATGATCTAGTGCTTTTGCCGTCACATACTTTCACTCTATTGTGAAAACAGAGACTGAGAAGAtaataattactaataaaatgtaTGGAGTTCGGTAAATTGTTGAAAAGATGTTATACTAAGGTAAAGTTGTGCAAATTTGTACTTAAATTGTATTCGTTACACAATGATCTGAGGTCTGGGATGCTAGATATTTCCATTTAGGGTAAGGAATCAAATAGATCTGGATAGAAACAAGGAAAATAGGTCAATTAATTGATTGTTATTTTCAACAGGTGGTTGGGTActaccaataaaaaaaaagataaaaaaagatCAGGTTGTTGAATTCTTCTTATCTGCAAGGCTAAGACCATTCTTAGCAGGATTTGTATACCATTAGATCCCGAAATGTAGCAAGCCATCAGACGAATTGCAAACATAGTTTCTGTGTGAGGATTCAACTTTTGAATTCAGAATCTCAACCTCACGAATCACGAGTAGAAAAACTGTTTAATACATTTTGAACAAGCTTTTTAAATACTATGCCATACCTTAACATCATATGACTTGATGAGGTCTCCATCCTTACCTTCCGACGTGAGAAATGCTTCCCATTGAAGTATGGGGGTCTAGTTTGTGAAGTTAGCCTCTTGGAATAGTGCGCTGATGGTAATTTATTGAGACATAATCTTTTCTCATTGGCCGAAAACAAATAGACGTGAGACCTTGCTCTGATACTAATTGAAAGTGCAAAGATGGGTTGGAGGGTGGGTGAGTTGATCCTTTTTAGTTGTATTAGTCGACTTCCTGTTTCTAGCAGTCAACTATTTAACCGAAAAGCAACAAACAGTTAATGCAAACAATAAAGTGCTGAAAGGAAATTTAacaccatatatattttttttgagaatgaaacaCCATATGTTTTTATACTGGTTGAGATTCAGAATGGATCTTAGTCCAGTCCCATTGAGGTGCAGGGGTGTTCTCTTCTAGCTTTTGTGTATTTTGAACTTATACAGTGCTTGTCGAGTATAGCTCCTAAGTCTACACTcaattcttttttctctttttcaatcttttgataCAAAGCTTTAccaacaatatttttctctccttttttttaatacaccaCTCAGAAAACAATGCTTGCTAAAAGTAGAATAGAGCTTGTGAGATGGTTCAGATGTATTgtatatcttcttctttcttcagtGACCTTATAGAGGTGGATGATTAGCTTGAAGGTTTTTTTAGAAGAGATGACAACCCAACAGAGTTGATCCTTGGAGAAGGAAGGAGTGCCCTGTTTACAAGAATGAGGTCTTGATTGACTTTCAATCAATTAGTCTGTTGATCAGCTTTGTGGAGCGATTCTCTCCAAGCGAGATCTGCATCTTGGTCGTCGTGATTTCTTCTTTATTGATGGGTTCTTGATAGCTTACTTTTGAATTCTCCTTGATTTGTGATggtatcaattatttttaatacctTCCTTTGATTGATGAGATAAGAGGTCTTCCCGTTGATTGTAATCAATTTACAGCTTGCTTGTTGGGATCTTCCTGTTGATTGTAATCAACTTACAGCTTGCTTGTTAGCTGCTgttcttcattttccttttgtgCTGCTTTACTGGATTCTTTCTTGAGTTCCTTTCCAGCCTGTATAATACATACACATCATCAAAATTAGGACACTAACTTCTATGAGAACTTATTTCCAGACTGCAAGAAGTCCCATTTTTATCAGGATGGCTAGAGAAAAATCCACAAAGTTAGGTGAATAAAAGAAGACGAAAACAATAAAACTATCAAGAAAAAGTTCCTAAAGGCTGGAAGTAATTATGGATAATTATTCTTGTGGCGATCGGCATGATGCATAGGATTCACAGTTCTCTTACAATTTACTCTATTGGATACCATTTCAAGGTCCACTATGATTCCACCAATAGATTTGATTCAGGAAGGCATAGAAGCCAATTTGAAGAAAGAATACAACCTAAAATAATTATGAGAGCAAGGCTGTAAAAGAAGCCAAATGTTGTCTGACTCGCAGGGAATATTTCTTTGCAACTTTTCTGACTACTTAATATGTCATAGATCCAAGTTGAGAAGCTTAAACTTGGAGGAACTAATAGAGGTGAAGCGCAAGTGGAATTGTACTCCTTTAATTTATGACCGATGACTAACAACTTAATACAATTGTGAAGACATGCATGATTGCTCAACAAAGGTAGAGCCAGGATTTGAAGCTTATGGGTTCAGGATCCTAGTTCTTTTGAGTTATTGAGTTCTAAATGAATAATTTGTGCATATTCAATGAAGTTTTTAAGACAAATACAGGGTTTGGACCAAAGCTACTGGGTTTGGCTGTACCCCGTAAGCCATATTCTAGTTCCACCCCTACTGGTCAAGCAATAGGCATGAAGATATGTTTTTATACCACGTGTGTGCATTTTTCCTCGATTTAATTCTATATAAATGTCTTTTTATCTTAGTATCTTCTCTTGAAATAAAATGTGTGCTCAAAGCAGGAAACAATCTGTTGCCATAAGACTTTGCCAAAGTTTATTGAAGGATTTGATCCTTCTTCTTTGTGCTCAgagaaatcattttttattaatgttCGAGCATTTCTGTAGTTGTGATGGCCATCTGTCTTGGGATTGAGTATGATGCTGTAAACTACTTTATTGATGTAGCGGAACAATTGTTGATGCAATTGCTGTACTTCACCGCTTGTAGTGTTTCCCAGTTTCTTGTATTGTAGCTGCCTATGTAGGAGCTAAGGCTAAGAACCTACACTTCTGTATGCCTGTCATGACAAATTTCTCTGTTTGTAAGCTACATGCATCTTTGAGAGATACTGTcttggttttttttattttttaaaaactgcAGTGTGATGAAGGCTGAATGTTTGCAATCTGTTGGGTCCAATATCTGGATTAAACTTACAGTTGACCATTCTTTAGAACATACTATGACGACAGGCcttataaacttaaattttcattttcccctTGTTTTGCTTTGCAGTGACGAGCTCCTCAGTTTTTGTCAACTTGCCTGCAGCTGCACTCTTAATTGTTTCCCTTCGTTATCTGTCTCTTGATTTTGATGCGCGGATGAAAGCTGTAACATACAAAAGTAAGTCATCCATATCAAACAGCACTTTTCAGGGGAAACATATTGATACTCCAAGAACAGTTAATGAGAAGTCCACCTGGAGGAAGAAAGTAAGTTCACCTGCTGTCGAAGAAGCAATAGATCACTTCACCAGGCATATAGTTTCTGAATGGGTCACAGATCTCTGGTACTCCCGCATAACTTCTGATACACAGGGTCCTGAGGAACTTGTGCAGATCATGAATGGTGTACTAGGGGAAATTTCATGTCGCATGAGAACTATTAATCTTATAGATCTTATCACAAGGTTTAAAATTTTAGATCCTGGATGTTGCTGAAGATTTCCTCTCTACATTAACTTTTTATCTTAAAGAATTCATTCAACTGAACACATGCAGAGATATTATCAATCTAATACGCACTCACTTGGAGCTGTTTCGTGCAAGCAAAATAAAGATTCAGAAGAAACGGCCAAGCTCCTTGACAATTGCAGAGCTAGATGTGGAGCTTAAACTGGTGTTGGCTGCAGACAACAAATTACATCCTGCTTTGTTTTCTCCGGAGGCTGAGCACAAAgtagtttcatttttattatctCTTAACAACTGATAATCAATTGACTTCTAGAAGCCCTTTTGGTTAGGAtgttttatttatcttatacTAGTCTTCTTGATCTGCAGGTACTCCAGCATCTTATGGATGGTCTCATTTCATACACTTTTCAGACAGAGGATGCACAGTGCTCTTTGTTCCACAACATTGTCAGGGAGCTTCTTGCTTGTGTTGTAATGCGACCAGTATTAAATATAGCTAATCCAAGGTAACAGCTTCCTAGATCTTGCTTGTTGTAGTCAAATTTTGTTTCTGCTCTTAATTTGTTCAATAACTTTTGTCAGGTTCATTAACGAGAGGATTGAGTCTCTAGTTGTTTCTGTAAAGAAGGGTGATAAAGGGAACACAGCAGCAGAAACTGAACCACAGTCCAGGCCGGTTGGATCTGGTAAAATATCAGCAGATCATTTTTCTCAGGTTTTAGATCCTTCTGCCAAGGGCGTAGAGCTTGTACAACTAAAAAATGACCAACCTAATAACACTGAGGAGGATGCCACGAACAGTATGAATGGAACAGATTTGTTGTTGGACCCTTTGCTTTCATTTGATGCTCGGTCTACTCGTTCTGGGAGTTCTTTGCCATCACAAGCTGATGCAGATGACGGAAGAGGTATTCAGAGACACCACTCTGGAGGAGAGTGGGGTGAAAGGCTAGATTTGCTTTCTCGTAGAAAGACTGAAGCCCTGGCCCCTGAAAATTTAGACAATATGTGGGCAAAAGGCAGAAACTATAAACGGAAAGAAGAGGCCAATTTAGCATCTGATAAACTCAAGAAGAGTTCATTGGTAAGTGCACCAAAATCGTCGGGACAGTCAAAGGAAGCTAAACAGAAAGAGAGTGAGAGAGAAAACAAGGTTGGAGCTAAGCATTATGTGAAGGACAATGCTCCCTCGCAAGGTGATTTGAAAAGACCAATTTATCCTCCAGATTACTCGTATCAAGAGGAAAATGAACATAGCTCAGATGAGGTTGAATCAGAGAGCAGTAGTTCTTACACTACTGAAGATGAAGAACCCAGCAGTGTGACTGGTTTTGACTCTCCTGGAACTCAAGTGTGGGATGGGAAAAATATAAGGAATGTCAATCACATTCATCATCCACTTGAAAATAATGAAGGCCATaagagaagaaaaggaaaagctAGTAAAACACATATCCGCTCTAAACACTTAAATAGAGTACTGTCTGGACGGAAAAGGTCTAGATTAAGCAACCAAACGGAACACTTGTGGCAAGAGACACAAAGAGCCAGCTTCTTACAGGGGGATGGACAAGATATATTAAATTCCAAAGAAAATGTGAAACCGGATGGTCTAAGTGATGACTCTGAGACAGAAATATTCAGTAGAATTTCTAGTGACACTAACGCATCATCATATGTCTCGTCAAGAAGCTTTTCGGAAATTCATAGTATGGGTCCTTATTCTACAACAGGTTCTATAATTGCtgattcttttttgaaattaagaagTGAGGTATGAATTTGATTGTCATCCTTTTGTCCATGTTACCGACTTAAGGATTAACTCGGATGATCTTGGACGTCTACTGAATAAGCTTTTTCTCTGTTGCAGGTCCTGAGTGCTAATATCGTAAGAAGTGGCGCCAAAACTTTTGCTGTTTATTCCATATCTGTTACAGACATGAACAATAATAGTTGGTCTATCAAAAGAAGGTAGAGTGATTTGAACTTTCTACTGTTAGGCGGTGTGATGATCACTCTTTTGTAGAGATTGTCATCTCAAGAATCTCTtgcatcaaattaaaatttaggcTGCTGGTTGCAGGTTTCAACATTTTGAGGAGCTACACTGGCGTCTTAAGGAGTTTCCGGAGTACAATCTTCATTTACCTCCCAAGCATTTCCTCTCTTCAAGTCTGGATGTTCATGTCATTCGAGAACGGTGCAAATCACTTGACATATATTTGAAGGTGATACTTTAATAGACGGCACGTGACAGTCCCTTCCTTTAGCAATCAATATTACTTTCTTCCAGATCATAGTGACATCATGTTATACACATTTGCTATGATATGTAAATAATGTTGAAATGTTACTCTTTCActcttttttaaatattgttATACTTTGCGTTTTAtccagtgttatcaaaggcgcgCTTTAAGCACACTTAAGCCCTAAAGCAAGGCTCAAAACGTGTTGAGCTCTTCGCCTCGCTTTATGTGCCCTTTagtgtcgtcatcaaggttctaagacaaacttttccttgccaatgagcctcttatgaagaattgacactaaacaattgatatttcactttataattaaaaaaaatcgatttcattggtcatatatttgtcattcatgtttataattattagtcttggactaaacatatatatttgtatttttttttgccctttgcgccttttttcattaaagcccacGCTTTATTTGCACTTTGCGCTTCAAGCCCCCACGGACCTTAGAGTTTTTTTGCGCTTTTCGCCTTCGATAACACTGGTTTTATCATAGCACTTAATCTTGGTCTTAGTTCTTTAATAGTACTTGGACTTTCATATCTGCCAAGAATTGTCTTTCATATTCCTGAAATCAATAAAATACCTTTACTAGTTCTAGTGCTATTTGGACGTCATGGGTTGCCAAGAGAAGGTTAAGATTAATCAGGAAACTGCGTTTTTGTATATAGACCTCTAAAAGATCTTGTTCACTTTTTTCTACTATTTtgcttttatttcatttttctaatGTTGTCTTTGTATTTTTTTGGCTACTGTTTCTGCTTTCCTCAGAAACTTCTGCTGCTCCCAACTATTTCCAACTCCATCGAAGTATGGGACTTCCTCAGTGTGGATTCACAGGTTGAAAACATTATCAGTTTACAGTTTTCTTACTCTGGATAGTTTTTAGAACAAAGAGAATTGATTTTACATTCTTTCTTTGTTCCTTTGTTTTGTTGTGCAGACATATAGCTTCTCAAACTCCTTGTCCATAATTGAAACATTACAGGGTGAGTAATCTGAGTTAGCATGATGAGAGGGAAAAGGGGTGGGGCATCGTCCTGTGTGTTAGTTATAAATAGTTTATATGGATACTGGATTTCAGCTGACCTGGACAGCACTGTACGCCAAAAGAGTAAAGAACCTCCACATGGTATAAGCCCTCGAACTGTTCTGTTATCCTCCAAGGGGAAGCATTCTAATACTGAAAGCAAGAATCCAACTTCAAGGATGGAACAAGATCATGCAGGACATGAACCAAGATTCAGGAAAGATTATGTCGTACTCTCTCCTCCAAAAAGACCTCTCACAGAAACTTTTGAGGATTCAAATAGTGACAACCCCAAACATATGTGACTATCAAATTAAGCTCTTGGACTTGATTTTAAATGCACTTGTGTCATGGACTTCACTGGACCTGTTGACTTGGGGTTCATTTTTAGGAGGAATGCATTCTGGGTGGCTAAACAGGTTTTACAATTGGGAATGGGTGATGCATTTGATGATTGGCTGATTGAGAAAATCCAGCGTCTGCGCAGGGGTTCAGTAGTTGCTGCAGGTATCCAACGTGTTGAGCAGGTATTGTTCAAGTGcctatttgttcatttttcaaGAAAGAGAGGTGCTAATGACAATTCTATTTGCATGTGGAATAGTTGTGTTTTTGGCTCACTGGATAAGTGTCGTTAACTCTTAACATATTTTTGTTCGAGAAATTCTTGtgtctttttattcttttctgaTTGTGCTCTATGTTCTTTCTCCCCTTTTAGGGGGTGGAGACAGGGCACTGGAGTATGTACTGTCATCAGTCATCATCTAACTTGCTTTATTGATATATCTTGCACATCCATTCAAATGAAAGAGCTGGTGCATGCTTCTTTAAAATCCCAGTTTCCCATGACTCTGGACAGCCAAAATTTCAATGTTGGACTAAGTACCAGTTAATTCTTTGTGCTCCATGTAGATTCTCTGGCCGGATGGTATATTCATCACAAAGCACCCAGCACGTCAACGTCCTGCACCTTCCTCATCCCCCAATTCTCCTCCAGGCCAGCCTTCAACTCCATTATCTTCGCCTAGGCTGGAGGATTCACAGAAACTGGATGAGATGCAGAAGCAGGAAGCAGAGCAACGTGCAAAATTTGTTTATGAGCTAATGATTGGTTGGTTCTTTTACCATATTCTGTTGGATATAAGcattcaactcaactcattttcttttttccgTACTCTACAATTGTTCAACTCCTATTATCATTTGCAGAGAAGGCACCAGCTGCTATTGTAGGACTTGTTGGTCACAAAGAATACGAACAATGTGCAAAGGATCTTTATTACTTCATCCAGGTAATCACTATGTCATTGCGTTTAGGGAACTAGTTATATGATCTATACCGTATTAACTTCTTTCATCTGTCTTAGTTTCTGTGTTTGACCTCTTCTAACTTCTAAGAATCAACTCGTTGAGAAACTTTTTTCTTGTACAGTCATCTGTGTGTATGAAGCAGTTAGTTCTTGATCTTCTTGAGCTATTACTGGTGTCCGCATTCCCAGAGCTGACTTCTGTATTTAACACATTGCATGAGGAGAAGGAGAGATTTGGAGAACTCAAAATAGATTAAGTGGATCGTTTGCCAAAATGCCATTTCATTAtacaattttaaggaaaatcGTCAACAAGTTCTTCCCGTTAATCATGGTAAAGGTTTTGTTTGAGGATTTACTAAGACTTGTGTGTAATATTCTTCTTTCTGTGGAAGCACAAAATGCTTGGTTCATTTTGTCAAATATGTAAAAATGTTGGGAGGGCCATGACTGTTCCAAGATTTTTGGAAAGAGAAGTTATGAACCAACagtcataaatattatatgttaagATGTCTGGAAATCCACAAATGATGGATTAGTAAATAGCAAGATATGACTTATTTATActgaatatgaatatttaagatgAAGCTAGAGTTTGGCTATAGAttctcaaatatttttgtcatttttggtgAAGTTTCATTATGTGtttgattataatttttgtGAGAAATATTTGACTTTTTAAAGAAACACGATTTATATCCATAAGTTCCAAAAACTATTTAACATTCAAAAATTTACAAAAGCATAGAGAGACATGGACCTAACAACGAGGATAATCTAAACAATCGACAAAATGACTTAAATGACATACTATAGGCAAAATACAATGGTTCAACTAACAAAAAAGTACATTTGTCGTATCCAGGGATGGACCCACACTTGGTTAAGGGGTGTCAAGCGACACCCCTTTGCcagaaaattacattgtatatagaggtcaaattttggtttaataaatatatataaaagtattgACACCCCATGATAATAGTGAAATGTTTAGTCTTGTGGTTAAGAAATTGTAAATATTCCTTAAAGTTGTGTGTTCAAGCCTTAGTTGGCCTAGTTAAGGTTATATCTTCTCCTTATAGGCACTACTTCCACTTGAAGAGGTCTCTTTAGCAAAGAAGTCATCGACCTCGAATAGCCAGCTTTCTTGCACCATCTGGTAACATATAAGGCCGCCATAACTTCATAATAttacttaaaataatatttgaatgttttagctaaagtttttttttttctcatctcGTATTCACATTGGAGCATGATTAAACTCAGATTCACATCAGAAAGTCCTATATTGAATTTGGGTGGGTAAAGTGATTAATTCTCGATTAAGATTGAAGCATGATTAAATTTAGATTCGCATCGGAAAGTCCCATATTGGATTTGGGTGGGTAAAGTGATTAATTTTCGATTAAGGATAAAAGAGTATAAGGGTGTCCAAGAATAATGATGTGTGGGGCtgtcaaaataatattaaaaaatattatgatatttgaGATTTGAACCTGGAACTCCCTTATTCAAATTGACACCCATTACCATTACGCCAAAGATTGAATTTTCCGACTTTgaatatatatcctttaaagATAGAATTTGGCATATATATACAAAGtaattttccgacgaagggTGTCCGATTGGGTGGCTGTGGCTACGTCACTGAGTCTCTACCACGACCCTTCTTAGTGTTTCAGCTAAAGTTGAAATTAATGAAGTTCATAGTGTAATTACTCATCATAAGCTATGTGAAATCAAATAATACATTTTATGTAGCATTTTCATCTACTGAAAGCTAGCAGACTTAGGATGTTagtctacttttttttttatttttcacgtTTGGCGcgtttatttaaaaataacttcttttaatatattttcagctGATATATAATACTTATATGTTGCGGTTCTGATTAATTCAAATTGACATAGTATAATGtctttgttgaatatttttgtcCATGTTAAATCTATACCTTCAATTAAATAGAGTAATCTAATCtcaattttaatccaaaatattctaTCTTATCCTATtcaatttgttattattttatattacctcttagatgaattaaaataatcccaaaattataattcaaaacCTATAATTTTGTCTCCAAACCAGACGACCCCTaactattattgttgttgttggtaaaataaatataacttGATGATCAAACTTTTTAAGAAGAGGGTAAAACTTCAACATCTCACTGCTGGAACAACATTTAATTTAGCATTGATTGAGTGTACTATTAATGGTAGTTCCATAGTTGCTTAGAATTATGtagatattaattattttatcttgggaaaagggccaaaaatgctcttaaactatgtgaaaggaacaaaaatgtcatccgtttatagtttggctcaatAATACCCTTACCGTTAATACTTTTGTTCAAAAATTCCCTTAAACTATACGAAAGGAATAAAAATGCCATGCGTTCATAGTTTGGTCAAAAATGTCTTTgccgtcaatactttggtcctAAAATgtccttattgttatttaatgggtcaaaaatgctcattttccaaataaatatattattattatattttttacacattctttttcaattaatgtttttttttaaaaaaaaattagtaaatgtttattttacttcaattaaaaaaaatgaaaatatttcttattttactatcattattttttatcgttatataaatataaattaatgacaaattactatgatcttatatatatgacatatattatctgggtacatgaagttattctattttttaattgataaaatgagattaagaagaaaaaaatatttcctacatttatttgttaaagtgattttagaagaaagaaaacaataatagtattctttaataatatttatattaggaAGAacatgtgtttaaaaagaaaaaataatatatttattcggAAAACgacatttttgacccattttgtaaCTATAGGGGCATTTCTGGATCAAAGTATTGACTgcaagggcatttttgagcaAAAGTAGCGACgataagggcatttttgagcaAAACTATAAACGAAGGCATTTttattcctttcacatagtttaagggcattttgacccttttcccttttatctTATATCTcgtaatttatacatatattaattatacaaaGTTCTAAATTGTAAATCAAAGACtttctctgtccctaattacttgtccatttttgaattgacacacttattaagaaaataattattgacattgCGAATTTaacattttacccctattaataatgaagtagatgaattaaaaacttgagattctcaagaagttctacctttttcaaagtaattaactGAGGGTAATAGGTAAAACAAATTGTTCTttattgatttgtcaaaatggacaagtaattagggacaactaaaaaaggaaaagtggacaaataattagggacataaGGAGTATCGTATTAATTGTATATGTAAATAACCTTTTTAACTAACTAACAAACATTGTGCCACCTCTATTCCGAGTTATATGACATGATTTTTCTTAGTTAATCTATTTAACAACAcatttctttatttgacaaatatttattgggaaacttacataaatatactatattaaaaaatatttaccatttatagcaataacatttttttttcacttgatcacttttaatacatttataatacacttttaatacatattacagaAAATAATCtattattcacatataatacaagttttattgatggataatacatttattacatatttaatacatttgtaatacaatgtgtcaatttcttaccaaataaacataatatatttaaaaaaaacagttataatacatatatattgcatacataattcacttttaatacatattgcaggTTTAACAtagtattgctataaatggtaataaataaaaggcataatacataaatatgccctttaactttaactcattttacatttatgccctccaactttaagtatgcacaagtagacacttaaacttgtataaaattaaacaaatagacacacacgtcctacgtggcatcctacattaggggtgtgcattcggttttttggtttggttttatactattcggtttggattttcagtttttggttttgtaaaagtgtaacccaatccgatccaaaataaatttggtttggtttggtttttctctATTCGGTTTggcttttttcggtttggttattcggttatgtcaataattaataacatatataaccaaagtaataatatttaatctcttaaatatactttctaatataaatcataagtattgaaatacaatacttataagtatacttattgtagatgtaattcaaacataaaagggagaagacacaagtaccccctagactatgaccgaaatcccagagacacaccttaactaaattaaggtcctattacccccttgaactcattttttttgtaattttgtacaccttttgactTATGTGGCACGTCACGCGACTCCAcgcagtatatatatataattcggtttttttcggtttttcggtttttatcttttaaaatccaaaaccaaacaaagtaatttattaatccaaaaccaatccgaaaaaccaaaaaaccaatccaaataaaatttcgatttggtttggtttggttattcggtttaatccgaatagtgcacacccctatcCTACATGGCAATTTGCGTCCTACGTGGTGTTCGGTGTGTATTATGCCACATAagactcatgtgtctacttgttcaactttatacaagtttaagtgtctacttgtgcacactcaaagttggagggtataaatgtgaaatgaggccaagttaaatgacatatttatgtattatgcctaaataaaaagtatcgctaacatttgtaattatttattaaaaggcactcatccaagtaatttttccatatatttACACTATAACCTAGGGGTGCCAAAAATGAGCCCAAATATAGGTAACCCGTCCAACCAGCCCAAAATTTTAAGGGTCGGACTCAAGATAAATTGAATTGAGTTCAATCTCAAGACATTCAAGCCTTAATTTTGAAGAGATAATACATTTTAACTATTACTCAATCTATTCCATATTAACtgaattttttggtttttttcatt
Proteins encoded in this region:
- the LOC125861265 gene encoding uncharacterized protein LOC125861265, giving the protein MSTERQSVTVRDLVEEAKKRVVFLIICAIGLSYLMSLTSSSVFVNLPAAALLIVSLRYLSLDFDARMKAVTYKSKSSISNSTFQGKHIDTPRTVNEKSTWRKKVSSPAVEEAIDHFTRHIVSEWVTDLWYSRITSDTQGPEELVQIMNGVLGEISCRMRTINLIDLITRDIINLIRTHLELFRASKIKIQKKRPSSLTIAELDVELKLVLAADNKLHPALFSPEAEHKVLQHLMDGLISYTFQTEDAQCSLFHNIVRELLACVVMRPVLNIANPRFINERIESLVVSVKKGDKGNTAAETEPQSRPVGSGKISADHFSQVLDPSAKGVELVQLKNDQPNNTEEDATNSMNGTDLLLDPLLSFDARSTRSGSSLPSQADADDGRGIQRHHSGGEWGERLDLLSRRKTEALAPENLDNMWAKGRNYKRKEEANLASDKLKKSSLVSAPKSSGQSKEAKQKESERENKVGAKHYVKDNAPSQGDLKRPIYPPDYSYQEENEHSSDEVESESSSSYTTEDEEPSSVTGFDSPGTQVWDGKNIRNVNHIHHPLENNEGHKRRKGKASKTHIRSKHLNRVLSGRKRSRLSNQTEHLWQETQRASFLQGDGQDILNSKENVKPDGLSDDSETEIFSRISSDTNASSYVSSRSFSEIHSMGPYSTTGSIIADSFLKLRSEVLSANIVRSGAKTFAVYSISVTDMNNNSWSIKRRFQHFEELHWRLKEFPEYNLHLPPKHFLSSSLDVHVIRERCKSLDIYLKKLLLLPTISNSIEVWDFLSVDSQTYSFSNSLSIIETLQADLDSTVRQKSKEPPHGISPRTVLLSSKGKHSNTESKNPTSRMEQDHAGHEPRFRKDYVVLSPPKRPLTETFEDSNSDTLGLDFKCTCVMDFTGPVDLGFIFRRNAFWVAKQVLQLGMGDAFDDWLIEKIQRLRRGSVVAAGIQRVEQILWPDGIFITKHPARQRPAPSSSPNSPPGQPSTPLSSPRLEDSQKLDEMQKQEAEQRAKFVYELMIEKAPAAIVGLVGHKEYEQCAKDLYYFIQSSVCMKQLVLDLLELLLVSAFPELTSVFNTLHEEKERFGELKID